The genomic DNA CGGCATCAAGTCGGTGATGACCTTCGGCGTTTCGCACAACCTCGATGCCACCGGTAGCGATACCTGGAACGAAAACGGCCTGGTGGCGCGCATGGCTCGCATCTGCAAGGACAGCGTGCCGGAAATGGTGGTGATGTCCGACACCTGTTTCTGTGAGTACACCAGCCACGGCCATTGCGGCGTACTGCACGACCATGGTGTGGACAACGACGCCACCCTGGCCAACCTGGGCAGGCAGGCGGTGGTTGCTGCGGCAGCCGGTGCCGACTTCATCGCGCCGTCGGCGGCGATGGACGGTCAGGTTCAGGCAATCCGTGGTGCACTGGATGCCGCGGGCTTTCACGACACCGCGATCATGGCCTACTCCACCAAGTTCGCCTCGTCGCTCTATGGCCCGTTCCGTGAAGCCGGTGGCACCACGCTCAAGGGTGACCGCAAGAGCTACCAGATGAACCCGATGAACCGCCGCGAAGCGGTGCGCGAGTCGCTGCTCGACGAGCAGGAAGGCGCCGATGTGCTGATGGTCAAACCGGCGGGTGCCTACCTGGACGTGATCGCCGACATTCGCGCCGCGTCACGTTTGCCGCTGGCGGCTTACCAGGTCAGCGGTGAGTACGCGATGATCAAGTTCGGCGGCCTGGCCGGCGCCATCGACGAGGGGC from Pseudomonas putida includes the following:
- the hemB gene encoding porphobilinogen synthase gives rise to the protein MSNHFPSVRPRRLRQNESLRTIFQETEFRLEDLILPIFVEEGIDDFVPISSMPGVNRIPEKLLAQEIERYARAGIKSVMTFGVSHNLDATGSDTWNENGLVARMARICKDSVPEMVVMSDTCFCEYTSHGHCGVLHDHGVDNDATLANLGRQAVVAAAAGADFIAPSAAMDGQVQAIRGALDAAGFHDTAIMAYSTKFASSLYGPFREAGGTTLKGDRKSYQMNPMNRREAVRESLLDEQEGADVLMVKPAGAYLDVIADIRAASRLPLAAYQVSGEYAMIKFGGLAGAIDEGRVVRESIGAIKRAGADLILTYFAMDLAREGI